Proteins from one Bombus pascuorum chromosome 15, iyBomPasc1.1, whole genome shotgun sequence genomic window:
- the LOC132914643 gene encoding probable ATP-dependent RNA helicase kurz isoform X2 encodes MELPVKEYTDKSNNENEDNMSEVPINAIKGSKKRRMAILNEQKLQDAVSDPNILGFDEPSNSESESNSEDNEDREEKDAAETSEENENIPNKEDNIVENSITKSTVEEQEKPIENQTTISKELLKPQQPIERTPATFVMLERKPEIQAARLKLPVVAEEQAIIEAINENPVVIITGETGSGKTTQVPQFLYEAGYAREKVIGITEPRRVAAISMSKRVAEEMNLTEKEVSYLIRFEGNATSETKVKFMTDGVLLKEIQSDFLLTKYSIIILDEAHERSVYTDILIGLLSRIVPLRNKRKNPLKLVIMSATLRVEEFVENSKLFKTKPPVLTVESRQFPVTIHFNKRTSINYVSDAIKKAIKIHTRLPDGGILIFLTGQREVNYVVHKLRKAFSMKNKKEIANKMKESQKTNDSSKKEDDIKNSDNEDKSDNSDDDDDDDFRSKEAIRYNKLRQKKKVQLPNINLDDYSVIPTDDTHEDLIDAEDDEEIQLDEDEDEDDDVIDLKVCANAQPLWVLPLYSLLQNHKQAKVFEPPPEGHRLCVVSTNVAETSLTIPNIKYVVDCGRCKTRMYDKVTGVSTYRICYTSKASANQRAGRAGRTGPGHCYRLYSSAVFNDQFEQFSQSEIQRKPVDDLLLQMKVMNIDKVVNFPFPTPPDTIQLQIAEKRLMILGALQQQTSDKEGSYSAKVTPLGRSIAAFPVAPHYGKMLALSHQYDLLQYTVCMVAALSVQEVLMEAFNMDGDSRNKWLQMRRFWAGTGNSLLLGDPMVLIRAVGSAEYAGSKGRLLPFCEEHGLRHKAIVEIRKLRQQLTNEINLNIQDLNLTINPQMKPPTDIEAKLLRQIVLAGMADQVARKVMPDEVNEDQDKAKWKYAYKTTDMEDPVFIHSSCVLRKICPEWVVYQEIYETNKMYMRGVTTIEPEWLPKFAPSLCQLGEPLTDPPPRYDPETGKVMCSMAGTFGRAGWKLPVMDVEYPLSVDGVKWFACFLLEGRVCPKLKQFVPSLLSTPQSINKTWAKLIPRTQEMTQLLLSRGIMSRGQLLETWKEDKNFLLSAYQKWLPESAHGHVMLIWPPV; translated from the exons atggaattacCTGTTAAGGAATATACGGACAaatcaaataatgaaaatgagGACAACATGTCAGAAGTACCTATAAATGCTATTAAAGGTAGCAAGAAGAGAAGGATGGCAATTTTGAACGAACAAAAGTTACAGGATGCTGTTTCAGATCCAAACATCCTTGGATTTGAT gaACCTAGCAATAGTGAATCTGAATCTAATTCTGAGGACAATGAAGACAGAGAGGAGAAAGATGCAGCAGAAACTtcagaagaaaatgaaaatattccaaacaaAGAAGATAATATTGTAGAGAATAGTATAACAAAAAGTACTGTGGAAGAACAGGAAAAGCCGATTGAAAACCAAACCACTATAAGTAAAGAATTGTTAAAACCACAGCAGCCAATAGAAAGAACGCCTGCCACGTTTGTAATGCTGGAAAGGAAACCAGAAATCCAAGCAGCTAGATTAAAGTTGCCAGTGGTAGCAGAAGAACAAGCTATAATAGAAGCAATTAATGAAAATCCTGTCGTAATAATCACTGGTGAAACGGGTAGTGGCAAAACAACTCAGGTACCCCAATTTCTCTATGAAGCTGGCTATGCTCGAGAAAAGGTAATTGGAATAACAGAACCTAGAAGAGTAGCAGCTATATCTATGAGCAAACGTGTCGCCGAAGAGATGAATCTCACTGAAAAAGAAGTTTCTTATTTGATTCGTTTTGAGGGGAATGCTACATCAGAGACAAAAGTCAAATTTATGACTGATGGcgtattattaaaagaaatacagAGC gaTTTTTTACTgacgaaatattcgataatcaTCCTCGACGAAGCGCACGAACGTAGTGTGTATACTGATATTCTGATAGGTTTGCTATCACGAATTGTACCACTtcgaaataaaaggaagaatcCTCTGAAGCTCGTGATCATGTCAGCCACTTTACGCGTGGAggaatttgtagaaaatagtAAATTGTTCAAAACGAAACCGCCAGTATTAACAGTGGAATCGAGACAATTTCCTGTTacgatacattttaataaaaggaCAAGCATCAATTACGTTTCTGATGCTATAAAGAAAGCCATAAAGATACATACTCGCCTTCCCGATggtggaattttaatatttttaacag GGCAACGGGAAGTGAATTACGTAGTACATAAATTACGCAAAGCTTTTTCcatgaagaataaaaaggaaattgcAAACAAGATGAAAGAATCGCAGAAGACTAATGATTCTTCAAAAAAAGAGGATGATATAAAAAACAGTGATAATGAGGACAAGAGTGATAATAgcgatgacgatgacgatgatgaTTTTCGTAGCAAGGAAGCTATTCGTTACAACAAATTAcgacaaaagaagaaagttcAATTACCAAATATTAACCTAGATGA TTACTCTGTGATTCCTACTGATGACACTCACGAAGATTTAATTGACGCAGAAGATGACGAAGAAATACAATTAGACGAGGATGAAGATGAAGATGACGACGTAATTGACTTAAAAGTTTGTGCAAATGCACAACCATTGTGGGTTTTACCATTATATTCTCTGCTTCAGAATCACAAACAAGCAAag GTATTCGAGCCACCCCCAGAAGGACACCGTTTATGTGTAGTATCAACAAACGTAGCAGAAACTTCTTTAACTATTCCTAACATAAAGTATGTAGTAGACTGTGGACGTTGTAAAACGAGAATGTACGATAAAGTAACTGGAGTAAGCACATACAGAATCTGCTATACTAGCAAGGCATCTGCTAATCAACGAGCAGGGAGAGCTGGTAGAACTGGTCCTGGACATTGTTACAG GTTGTACTCTTCAGCGGTGTTCAATGATCAGTTTGAACAGTTTAGTCAATCAGAGATTCAAAGGAAACCTGTGGATGATTTACTGTTACAAATGAAAGTCATGAATATTGATAAGGTTGTTAATTTCCCATTCCCAACTCCACCAGATACTATACAATTACAAATTGCTGAAAAAAGATTGATGATTCTTGGAGCTTTACAACAACAAACTTCCGACAAAGAAG gtTCCTATAGTGCCAAAGTAACGCCGCTCGGTCGCAGTATCGCAGCATTTCCAGTTGCTCCCCATTATGGAAAGATGTTAGCTCTCTCTCATCAATATGACCTTCTGCAGTATACAGTGTGTATGGTGGCTGCACTTTCTGTTCAAGAAGTATTGATGGAAGCATTCAATATGGACGGCGATTCTCGAAATAAATGGTTGCAAATGAGGCGCTTCTGGGCTGGTACCGGAAATAGCTTACTTCTTg GCGATCCGATGGTCTTAATTAGGGCTGTGGGAAGTGCAGAATATGCTGGAAGTAAAGGAAGATTACTTCCCTTTTGCGAAGAGCATGGTTTACGACACAAAGCAATTGTGGAAATTCGAAAGCTCCGGCAGCAGCTaacgaacgaaattaatttgaatattcagGATTTGAATCTCACTATTAACCCACA gaTGAAACCTCCAACCGATATAGAAGCTAAATTACTCAGACAAATAGTCCTTGCAGGAATGGCTGATCAAGTTGCAAGGAAAGTGATGCCAGATGAAGTTAATGAAGATCAAGATAAGGCTAAATGGAAATATGCTTACAA AACCACAGATATGGAGGATCCAGTATTCATACATTCCTCATGTGTTCTTCGAAAAATCTGCCCTGAATGGGTAGTGTATCAGGAAATATACGagacaaataaaatgtacatgcGTGGTGTTACAACTATAGAACCCGAATGGTTACCTAAATTTGCTCCATCTCTATGTCAGCTTGGAGAACCTTTGACTGATCCACCACCAAG GTATGATCCAGAAACTGGGAAGGTAATGTGCAGTATGGCAGGAACATTTGGAAGAGCAGGTTGGAAGTTACCAGTAATGGATGTGGAGTACCCACTATCCGTAGATGGAGTTAAATGGTTTGCATGTTTCCTTTTAGAAGGAAGAGTGTGTCCAAAATTGAAACAGTTCGTTCCTTCATTGTTATCGACTCCCCAAAGTATTAACAAGACATGGGCTAA ATTAATACCACGAACACAGGAAATGACGCAGTTATTACTGTCCCGCGGAATTATGTCAAGAGGACAATTACTAGAAACTtggaaagaagataaaaatt tCCTTCTGTCTGCTTATCAAAAATGGTTACCAGAATCAGCTCATGGACACGTTATGCTCATTTGGCCACCTGTATGA
- the LOC132914643 gene encoding probable ATP-dependent RNA helicase kurz isoform X1: MGRKKYNWKARNIAEVEIDNSATKKIPIDIKYREDNYDNCNALVLPNEKRKTKSKVKKVTTTRLLSKKRRKQLEKVIEKKKKKLRRTELLEELVKVQAPQEELKQYVSLTSVQTKGLKRHFKEMELPVKEYTDKSNNENEDNMSEVPINAIKGSKKRRMAILNEQKLQDAVSDPNILGFDEPSNSESESNSEDNEDREEKDAAETSEENENIPNKEDNIVENSITKSTVEEQEKPIENQTTISKELLKPQQPIERTPATFVMLERKPEIQAARLKLPVVAEEQAIIEAINENPVVIITGETGSGKTTQVPQFLYEAGYAREKVIGITEPRRVAAISMSKRVAEEMNLTEKEVSYLIRFEGNATSETKVKFMTDGVLLKEIQSDFLLTKYSIIILDEAHERSVYTDILIGLLSRIVPLRNKRKNPLKLVIMSATLRVEEFVENSKLFKTKPPVLTVESRQFPVTIHFNKRTSINYVSDAIKKAIKIHTRLPDGGILIFLTGQREVNYVVHKLRKAFSMKNKKEIANKMKESQKTNDSSKKEDDIKNSDNEDKSDNSDDDDDDDFRSKEAIRYNKLRQKKKVQLPNINLDDYSVIPTDDTHEDLIDAEDDEEIQLDEDEDEDDDVIDLKVCANAQPLWVLPLYSLLQNHKQAKVFEPPPEGHRLCVVSTNVAETSLTIPNIKYVVDCGRCKTRMYDKVTGVSTYRICYTSKASANQRAGRAGRTGPGHCYRLYSSAVFNDQFEQFSQSEIQRKPVDDLLLQMKVMNIDKVVNFPFPTPPDTIQLQIAEKRLMILGALQQQTSDKEGSYSAKVTPLGRSIAAFPVAPHYGKMLALSHQYDLLQYTVCMVAALSVQEVLMEAFNMDGDSRNKWLQMRRFWAGTGNSLLLGDPMVLIRAVGSAEYAGSKGRLLPFCEEHGLRHKAIVEIRKLRQQLTNEINLNIQDLNLTINPQMKPPTDIEAKLLRQIVLAGMADQVARKVMPDEVNEDQDKAKWKYAYKTTDMEDPVFIHSSCVLRKICPEWVVYQEIYETNKMYMRGVTTIEPEWLPKFAPSLCQLGEPLTDPPPRYDPETGKVMCSMAGTFGRAGWKLPVMDVEYPLSVDGVKWFACFLLEGRVCPKLKQFVPSLLSTPQSINKTWAKLIPRTQEMTQLLLSRGIMSRGQLLETWKEDKNFLLSAYQKWLPESAHGHVMLIWPPV; encoded by the exons ATGGGAAGGAAAAAGTATAATTGGAAGGCGAGAAATATCGCAGAAGTTGAAATTGACAATTCTGCGACTAAAAAG ATTCCTATAGACATAAAATATCGTGAAGATAATTACGATAACTGTAACGCGCTAGTTCTCCcaaatgagaaaagaaaaacaaagagcAAAGTTAAAAAAGTCACTACTACACGGTTATTATCCAAGAAACGTAGAAAACAATTAGAGAAAGttatagaaaagaagaagaaaaagttacGT AGGACTGAACTTTTAGAGGAATTGGTGAAAGTTCAAGCACCGCAGGAAGAACTGAAGCAATATGTATCTTTGACCAGTGTTCAAACTAAAGGACTGAAACGTCActttaaagaaatggaattacCTGTTAAGGAATATACGGACAaatcaaataatgaaaatgagGACAACATGTCAGAAGTACCTATAAATGCTATTAAAGGTAGCAAGAAGAGAAGGATGGCAATTTTGAACGAACAAAAGTTACAGGATGCTGTTTCAGATCCAAACATCCTTGGATTTGAT gaACCTAGCAATAGTGAATCTGAATCTAATTCTGAGGACAATGAAGACAGAGAGGAGAAAGATGCAGCAGAAACTtcagaagaaaatgaaaatattccaaacaaAGAAGATAATATTGTAGAGAATAGTATAACAAAAAGTACTGTGGAAGAACAGGAAAAGCCGATTGAAAACCAAACCACTATAAGTAAAGAATTGTTAAAACCACAGCAGCCAATAGAAAGAACGCCTGCCACGTTTGTAATGCTGGAAAGGAAACCAGAAATCCAAGCAGCTAGATTAAAGTTGCCAGTGGTAGCAGAAGAACAAGCTATAATAGAAGCAATTAATGAAAATCCTGTCGTAATAATCACTGGTGAAACGGGTAGTGGCAAAACAACTCAGGTACCCCAATTTCTCTATGAAGCTGGCTATGCTCGAGAAAAGGTAATTGGAATAACAGAACCTAGAAGAGTAGCAGCTATATCTATGAGCAAACGTGTCGCCGAAGAGATGAATCTCACTGAAAAAGAAGTTTCTTATTTGATTCGTTTTGAGGGGAATGCTACATCAGAGACAAAAGTCAAATTTATGACTGATGGcgtattattaaaagaaatacagAGC gaTTTTTTACTgacgaaatattcgataatcaTCCTCGACGAAGCGCACGAACGTAGTGTGTATACTGATATTCTGATAGGTTTGCTATCACGAATTGTACCACTtcgaaataaaaggaagaatcCTCTGAAGCTCGTGATCATGTCAGCCACTTTACGCGTGGAggaatttgtagaaaatagtAAATTGTTCAAAACGAAACCGCCAGTATTAACAGTGGAATCGAGACAATTTCCTGTTacgatacattttaataaaaggaCAAGCATCAATTACGTTTCTGATGCTATAAAGAAAGCCATAAAGATACATACTCGCCTTCCCGATggtggaattttaatatttttaacag GGCAACGGGAAGTGAATTACGTAGTACATAAATTACGCAAAGCTTTTTCcatgaagaataaaaaggaaattgcAAACAAGATGAAAGAATCGCAGAAGACTAATGATTCTTCAAAAAAAGAGGATGATATAAAAAACAGTGATAATGAGGACAAGAGTGATAATAgcgatgacgatgacgatgatgaTTTTCGTAGCAAGGAAGCTATTCGTTACAACAAATTAcgacaaaagaagaaagttcAATTACCAAATATTAACCTAGATGA TTACTCTGTGATTCCTACTGATGACACTCACGAAGATTTAATTGACGCAGAAGATGACGAAGAAATACAATTAGACGAGGATGAAGATGAAGATGACGACGTAATTGACTTAAAAGTTTGTGCAAATGCACAACCATTGTGGGTTTTACCATTATATTCTCTGCTTCAGAATCACAAACAAGCAAag GTATTCGAGCCACCCCCAGAAGGACACCGTTTATGTGTAGTATCAACAAACGTAGCAGAAACTTCTTTAACTATTCCTAACATAAAGTATGTAGTAGACTGTGGACGTTGTAAAACGAGAATGTACGATAAAGTAACTGGAGTAAGCACATACAGAATCTGCTATACTAGCAAGGCATCTGCTAATCAACGAGCAGGGAGAGCTGGTAGAACTGGTCCTGGACATTGTTACAG GTTGTACTCTTCAGCGGTGTTCAATGATCAGTTTGAACAGTTTAGTCAATCAGAGATTCAAAGGAAACCTGTGGATGATTTACTGTTACAAATGAAAGTCATGAATATTGATAAGGTTGTTAATTTCCCATTCCCAACTCCACCAGATACTATACAATTACAAATTGCTGAAAAAAGATTGATGATTCTTGGAGCTTTACAACAACAAACTTCCGACAAAGAAG gtTCCTATAGTGCCAAAGTAACGCCGCTCGGTCGCAGTATCGCAGCATTTCCAGTTGCTCCCCATTATGGAAAGATGTTAGCTCTCTCTCATCAATATGACCTTCTGCAGTATACAGTGTGTATGGTGGCTGCACTTTCTGTTCAAGAAGTATTGATGGAAGCATTCAATATGGACGGCGATTCTCGAAATAAATGGTTGCAAATGAGGCGCTTCTGGGCTGGTACCGGAAATAGCTTACTTCTTg GCGATCCGATGGTCTTAATTAGGGCTGTGGGAAGTGCAGAATATGCTGGAAGTAAAGGAAGATTACTTCCCTTTTGCGAAGAGCATGGTTTACGACACAAAGCAATTGTGGAAATTCGAAAGCTCCGGCAGCAGCTaacgaacgaaattaatttgaatattcagGATTTGAATCTCACTATTAACCCACA gaTGAAACCTCCAACCGATATAGAAGCTAAATTACTCAGACAAATAGTCCTTGCAGGAATGGCTGATCAAGTTGCAAGGAAAGTGATGCCAGATGAAGTTAATGAAGATCAAGATAAGGCTAAATGGAAATATGCTTACAA AACCACAGATATGGAGGATCCAGTATTCATACATTCCTCATGTGTTCTTCGAAAAATCTGCCCTGAATGGGTAGTGTATCAGGAAATATACGagacaaataaaatgtacatgcGTGGTGTTACAACTATAGAACCCGAATGGTTACCTAAATTTGCTCCATCTCTATGTCAGCTTGGAGAACCTTTGACTGATCCACCACCAAG GTATGATCCAGAAACTGGGAAGGTAATGTGCAGTATGGCAGGAACATTTGGAAGAGCAGGTTGGAAGTTACCAGTAATGGATGTGGAGTACCCACTATCCGTAGATGGAGTTAAATGGTTTGCATGTTTCCTTTTAGAAGGAAGAGTGTGTCCAAAATTGAAACAGTTCGTTCCTTCATTGTTATCGACTCCCCAAAGTATTAACAAGACATGGGCTAA ATTAATACCACGAACACAGGAAATGACGCAGTTATTACTGTCCCGCGGAATTATGTCAAGAGGACAATTACTAGAAACTtggaaagaagataaaaatt tCCTTCTGTCTGCTTATCAAAAATGGTTACCAGAATCAGCTCATGGACACGTTATGCTCATTTGGCCACCTGTATGA
- the LOC132914654 gene encoding ARL14 effector protein: MDSGNSNSSETPSHPLVESTPPTQRRTRGSRQKGVDSVTKKFLRNFDPEHSEREKRKLHRRLYQGNKRHALYNENGIYIQTGDDLCDCLNMNCTGCHLPCIKCSSPKCSHECRNNRKWTYESIENEGSDIIIKNPLLKES, from the exons ATGGATTCAGGAAACTCGAATTCTAGTGAAACACCTTCACACCCGTTGGTAGAATCTACTCCACCTACTCAACGA AGAACTCGAGGATCACGTCAAAAAGGAGTAGACAGCGTGACGAAAAAATTCCTGCGAAATTTCGATCCAGAACACAGTGAAAGGGAGAAACGAAAGCTTCATAGACGACTATACCAAGGCAACAAAAGACACGCTTTATACAACGAAAATGGCATATATATCCAAACAGGAGATGATTTGTGCGACTGtttaaatatgaattgcaCAGGATGTCATCTTCCTTGCATCAAATGTTCTTCGCCAAAGTGTAGCCACGAATGCAG GAATAATCGCAAGTGGACGTACGAGTCGATAGAAAATGAAGGCAGCGATATCATCATAAAGAATCCTTTATTAAAGgaatcttga
- the LOC132914653 gene encoding GTP-binding protein Di-Ras2 yields MPEQSNDYRVVVFGAGGVGKSSLVLRFVKGTFRESYIPTIEDTYRQVISCNKNICTLQITDTTGSHQFPAMQRLSISKGHAFILVYSVCSRQSLEELRPIWAIIRELKGQDVSQIPIMLVGNKCDESPSVREVSMSEGAAEAANWGCGFLETSAKTNHNVNALFRDLLMLEKNRSVSLQPVQSNNAISLKEKCCVM; encoded by the exons ATGCCGGAGCAGAGCAACGACTATCGCGTGGTGGTGTTTGGGGCAGGCGGTGTCGGCAAAAGCTCTCTCGTGCTGCGTTTCGTGAAAGGAACCTTTCGTGAGTCCTATATACCCACTATCGAGGATACGTACAGACAG GTGATAAGCTGCAATAAAAACATATGCACGCTTCAAATTACGGACACAACGGGGTCTCATCAGTTTCCCGCGATGCAACGGCTCTCCATAAGCAAAGGTCATGCCTTCATCCTGGTGTACTCGGTGTGCTCACGGCAAAGCCTCGAGGAACTACGACCGATCTGGGCTATTATTAGGGAGCTTAAGGGACAGGACGTATCACAGATACCTATAATGCTG GTTGGGAACAAATGCGACGAGAGTCCATCGGTGCGCGAGGTATCGATGAGCGAAGGAGCAGCAGAAGCCGCGAACTGGGGCTGTGGTTTTCTGGAAACATCCGCCAAGACGAATCACAACGTAAATGCATTATTTCGGGACCTGCTGATGCTCGAGAAGAACAGATCTGTATCGTTGCAGCCTGTACAAAGCAACAATGCGATCAGTCTAAAGGAAAAATGCTGCGTAATGTAA